DNA from Acidobacteriota bacterium:
ACGCGCGTTCGGGGCGCCTCTTCCTTCAGTTTGTCCGCAAAGACGGCATCGGCGATGCCCGCCGCCAGCCGGCGGGTATTGATGCTTTCGTTGTTGAACATCAGAATGATGATCACCTCGTCTTCGGGAAAAATCAGGACTTGGCTTCTGAATCCGGGCAGCCCCCCGCTGTGCTCCGCCATGGGGACCCCCTTGTGATCGCGGACGTAGAAGCCGTAGGTGTAAATCAGGGGGTTGCCGTTTTCAAGGGAGTTATCGATGCGGGATATTTTTGTGAGGTAATCCCGGGGACCGACGGCCGGCGAAAGAATGTTCTTTGCCCAGAGAATCATATCATCGAGGCTTGTGAACATGTTGCCGCCGCCGAGGCTGAAATCGCTGAAACTTCCGACCTCCGCGAAACCATCATCCTTTTTTGCATAACCCCGGGCGATTTTGTCGAAGTCCCCGAACGCCTCATCCATGAAAAAGGACGAGGTCATTCCCAGGGGTTTGAAGATACGGGAATCCATGAACTCGGTAAAACCGACCCCGCCGACATTCTCAACCAGGCTTGCCAGCAATGAATACCCCGCATTGGAATAGACATGCTTCGTGTTGGGCTCGAAGTTCAGGTGCGGGTAGCGCTTGATGAGCGCGATTTCGTCCTGATGAGTCCATTGTTCGTCGAGAGAAAGCCCCCCGAAAAGCCGCAGGACATCGGTTGATGGAATTCCGCTCGTGTGCTGAAGGAGATGGCGGACGGTGATCGCGTGCTCATAGTCCGGAAGCCCGGAGAGACGGACCCGAATGTCGTCATCCAATTTCAGAAGACCGTCCTCTTCGAGCACCAAAACGGCGAAGGCCGTGAATTGTTTGGCGAGAGATGCGATGTCGAAGATCGTCTTTCCGGTGATTTCCGTTTTTTTCTCGACGTTCATGAGTCCGTAACATTTTTTCAAAAGAATCCCGTCGCCCGACAAGACGGCGACGGCACCGCCCGGTTGTCCGGCGGCATGCTGTTCCGCGACCAGGGCGTCGACCGTCCGTTCGAGGTTTTCTAAACGCGCATCGAGCGCACCGGCTGAAAGGCCGGTGAACAGCAAAGCAAATGCGGCCGCCGCGGTTTTTTTCGTCATTTCATTCTTCTCCATGAGGAATTCATATGGTATGACGCAACGAAAGGGCCGAAGGTTCCCTCTTCTAAGCCCACCCACACTGCTTGGTAACCGCTTCGGAAGATCATTTCCGGGTCCGGCTCTTTTTTTTATTCTGACCCGCCGTGCGTCCTGCAGGCGTCTTACCCGGTCGCCCCCTCTTTTTCTCCGACCCGGCTTTGACGGCCTTTCCTTTCGGCCGTGTCGGTTCCGTCTTTCTTTTTCTCGCTTGAGGAGCATCCGCTGGGACCGGCGCCCCAATGTCAATCTCAACGCCGAAGATCTCGGACAGTTCCTTTTCATCGAGAGCGGACGGCCCCGCAGCCGCCTTCGTCACAACGCCGGACTCGACGGCCTCATCGAACAGCTCGGCCGTGTCCACCCCTCTCAAAACAAAAAGAAGCTCCGGCCGGCGGTCGAGCCGTGCGCCCACGCCGTAGAGGACGGCCGCGACATGTTTGCACATCACCGCATAGTCGGGACAGGAACACTTCAGTTCGATCTCGTTCTCCCTCGGAAACAATCCGTTCTCCGGATCGGTCATGACCTTCATCACGGCATCGGACAACCGCCCGCAGAGCAGTTCGACCACCGAGGAGATTTGCCCCGTCGACGCCTCCCGAATGGACTTCCAGCGGGACGCGGGAAGTTTTCTGAAAGCAATATCCACACGGTAGAGGTCCGTACCGAGGACCCTGGCCGTCACACGGCCCGGTTCGACGGCCAGGTCGCAGACGGCTCCGCTGCGGATGTAGGATCGTCCCCGCCCCAGTCTGTTCCAGAAATCGCAGTGGTTTTCCAGGTGGGTGCACCAGCCTTTACCCCAGAATGTCCGGGCGATCGTCCGGCCTTCAAGAATGACGGGATCGAGCTTCTCGCCCTTCTTGATGAGCTTTTCCATTCGCCGCGCCGCCGTCGCCTTCCGTTCCGCGACCGTCACATAACGCGGCCAGAACCGGTCATCGCTCCAACTCCGGCGCCGTCTTCGTCTCATGGCTCACTCTCCCGCGGCCCGGTGGATGTCAAGGGCCACAAATTCCAAAAGTTCGCGGTCGGACATCTCCGTCAGTCGCTTCTCAACCCCTTCCTCGATCAGCCCCCGGGCCAGGTCCGTCTTTTCGGAGATGAGGGCGTCGATCTTCTCCTCGATCGTCCCTTTGCAGACGAACTTGTGAACCATGACGTTCTTGGACTGGCCGATCCGGAAAGCCCTGTCGGTGGCCTGGTTTTCCACGGCCGGGTTCCACCAGCGGTCGAAGTGAATGACGTGGCCCGCCGCCGTCAGGTTGAGTCCGATTCCCCCGGCTTTGAGCGACAGGATGAAAAAGGGCGGACCATCTTCGCGCTGGAATTCCTCGACCAGACTTCGTCTCTTCCGGATGGGCGTCCCGCCGTGGAGGACGAGGCCCGGCCGGCCAAACACCCCGGACAGGAAGTCGGCCAGGGGGTCGGCGATCTCCCGGAACTGGGTGAAGACCAGGGCCTTTTCCTGCCGCGCGGCCAGTTCCTCGCAAATATCCCGCAACCGGGCGAACTTCCCGCTTCGGCCGGGATCGTAGTCGCCGTCGCCGGAGGCGTGGGCCGGGTGGTTGCAGATCTGCTTGAAACGCAGGATGGCGGCAAGGACGGCGCCTCGGCGCTCGATCCCCGTCCTCTCCTCAAGATGTTCCATCAGATCCCTGACCATATCCCGGTAAAGCGCCGCCTGGACCGGAGTGAGGTGGCAGAAGGCCTTGACTTCCGTTTTATCGGGAAGATCGTCGATGATGCTCTTGTCGGTCTTCAAACGCCTCAAGATATAGGGGCGAACCAGGGCCCGTAACGGCCCGTATGCGTCCGGACCGCCGGCGACGATCGACTTGGCATATTGTCCGAAGGTCCGTTCGGAACCGAGAAGCCCGGGATTCAGGAAGTCGAAGATCGACCACAGGTCGGACAGCCTGTTTTCGATCGGGGTCCCGGTCAGGACGATCCGCCGCGGGGCCGTGACTTCTTTGACGGCCCGAGCTTGACGGGTCGCCGGATTTTTCACGGCCTGGGCCTCATCGAGACCGATCAGGCTCCAGGATCGTTTGCGGAAGAGCGGCGTCCTGTGAAGAATGCCGTAGGTCGTGATGACCAGTTCCGGGCCGGCCTTGTCGACGCCGCTCTCCCCCTCCAGCCGGGAGGCCCACTCCGGGACGGGGGTTTCGGAGGGATGAGCATAGAGAACTTTCAAGCCGGGGGCGAAGCGTTCGATCTCCGCCTTCCAGTTGGCCACGAGCGAGGCGGGAACGACAAGGAGAGCGGGCGGAGAGTCGGCCGGGGCATCCCTCCGCAGAAGAAGGAGGAGGGCCAGAAACTGGATCGTCTTGCCCAGACCCATGTCATCGGCCAGGCAGGCTCCAAGACCGAGCTTGGACAGAAAGTGAAGCCAGCCGACGCCTTCGCGTTGGTAGGGCCGCAGAACCGCTCGAAAGTCCTTGCCGGGATCGGCGTCCGTCGCTTTCAGGCGTTCGGGATTCCGCAAAGCCTCAAGCAAGGCCGCCAGACCGGTTCCGGCGCGAACTCCGAACCATTCGGCGGTATCGGCCTCGCGGCCGGCTTTCGGTTCCGGCCCTTCCACTCCGGCGAGCAGACGCATCGCTTGAAGAAAGCTCAGGCCGTCCTTTCCGGCGCCCTTTCGGACGTTTTTCCAGTGAGCCATGAGTTGGGAAAGCCGTTCGGGATCGACTTCAATCCATTGTCCCCGGAGCGAGACCAGCCCGGGAGAAGCGCCGGCAATCGCGCGCCACTCGTCTTCGGTCAGGGACGTCCCATCGAGCGAGGCCTCGATGTTGAAATCGAGCAGGGTGTCGAGACCCAGGACGACGCCTCTTTTTTCGCCGATCGTCACGCTGACCCGGGGCCGGGGCGGGCGGCCGCCGTTCCACCAATCGGGCACTCGAACGATGATCCCGCTTTCTTCGAAAACCGGGATCTCTCTGAGGAAATTGTAGGCGTCGCGCGGCGTCCATGTCTGCGGCTTGTAGATCTCTCCGGATTCCACCATGCTCCTGATGAGAGGGCTCTTTTCGGCGGCGGCCTGGACCGGCGAGAGAAGCTTAAGGAGGGCGTTGCGGTTTTTTCGTCCTGCATATTCCTGGAGCGCCCGGTCGAGAGGGAGATATTGCGGCTTGGACCGATCCGACAGCCGCCCGGTGTAGGTCGCCATGAAGGCGAAAGGAAATTCGGGATTGCGTTTGTTCTCGGCGAGATGGAAGGTGACCCGGCCGACGAGACGCCAGTTGGGATCGTGTTCCCTCAGCCATCCGGCGGGCCCTTCCGGGTGGGCGGCGGCCTGAAGATGGGCATAGGCATCCATCAGTTTCCACATCCGGCTCAGGACCTTGGGCGTGAGATATTCGAGGCCTTTCATCGGGGGCACGCGATCCGTCACGGCCCTCAAGGACTCCGTGCCGGGGGGAGCGATGACGGTTGTGGGATCGGTCTCAATTCCCGGAGTCTGGCACAAGGCGGTTAAAAAACTTCGGGCAAAGCTCCTCCAGAAACCGAGGAGGGCCGAAGGAGGCGCCTCCCACTTCTCACCCGCAAGTTCCAGAAGGCCGAGGGCGTGATCTTGTCTCCAAAGGCCGCAAAGGCGCCGAACCTGAGGCGATGCGCCGGGGATGTCGGGCGGTTCGAGATAAAGCAAGCCTCCCGGAGAGAGTGCGACCTCGGGAAACCCCGGGCCGGAAGAATATTCAGGAGATGTGTCTGTCATTGTCTCGGAAAGGATATCCTATGCAACATGGGAAAAAAGTCAATCCGTCTTGCTTGGCTTTGGAAACACAAAGCGCATTGATCTCGAAAGGCGGCGCAGGTATATTGGCTTAAGAGGAAAATCAAATGACGCTCAAAAGCCTTCTCTCTATCGGCGCTCTCCTTCTTTTAGGCCTTGCAGCGGCCGCTCCGCAAACGGCACCGTCGTCCGCGACGGCCGTGGTCATCCACGGCGACACCAACCGGGACGGCCGACTGGACGACACCGACATCACCGGCCGCCACGCCTGGTCCTGGGAATCCGGGCCCTTCATCATGGCCAATCTCGACGACGACGACCGCAGCGGGTTGCCCGACGCCCACGATCAAATCGTCAACGGCCGGGCGGACGAGGCCGACCTGGCGAAATTTCGGGTCCTGATCGACCCTTCCCTGATATCCGGAAAAACCGAAATCTTCGTGGAAGCCTCCGGCCAACGCCGGCTGCGGCCGGGCCGCTTCAACATTTTTCAGCAATCCGGCGACGGCTGGATCTTCATCGACGCGGACACCCCCTTGTCTCTGTCCGGCACAGCGCCCCTCGTTCTCGGCGTTGAGGCGAAAACATTCGCCGGAGTCGGCGGCTGGGACGGCAGGCTGCGATTGTGGGTATCCGTGAGAACCGGCGATACGACGATCGCCGAGGACTTCGCCGAAGCCCGGGTCGCCCCCTGGCTCATGCTTCCCAATTCCGCCCCGACCCGGACTCTCTACATCGCAACCGGGGATTACGACAACTCCGCCATGATCCGGGAGATGAGCGGCATCCTTCCCCGCTGGGGTGTCGCGTTCCCGCCGCCTCACCCCGTCGCCAACTGGCGCGAAATGTGGGTGCAGGACACCGTGGAGATCGGTTATACAGAAATCCCGGGCGGCGGCCGGATGCACGTCGTTCTGAACGGAATCCGGGGCGCCGACTCGTTCGGCCCCACCCTGCTCGGTCCGGATATCGGCGTCATCACCGTGGGTTCCGTCCGCGATCTCAAAGGCCACGACGCCTGGGCGGACTGGTTCGGAAACCTCGAGGTCAGCCACCCCACCGATCAGTTCCCTATGGGCCGCATCTATTACGGAATCAACACAATATCCGGGATCGGCCTGCATCCCGAGATTGTGGCGTTTCTCGAGGCCCAGGTGCTCCAAAAGCCCTTCTGGGTGGACACCTCCTGGCTGGGGATCAAGCACGTCGACGAGATTTTCAACGTGATTCCCGGAAAGGACGGCCGAGGCATGGTGATCATGGGAAGCCCCGAAGCCGCCTCCGCTCTGACCGGCCGACCGCTGGACGACTTCAACCGCGGCATTCAGGACAGCCTGAACCGGATGCTGCGCGGCGGCGCCTACGAGATCGCCGGCAAACACGTGGATTATCCGGGGATCATCGCACTTTTGGGGATGGACGAAAGCCGGTTCATCCGCCTGCCCGTCCTGTTTTCTCCCGTCTCGGTCGACAAGGCCTCGGCCCGCCCCGGCGCTCACAGCCGGTGGTCCAACCCGGTGAACTCGGTCTTTCTCAACGGAAACATGCTCATCGGGAACGCGTCTATGCCCGCCGATGTTCAATCGGAAATCGCCGCCAAGCTCCGCGCCGCCGGCATCCGGGACGTCGTCTTCATCGACGACCGGATTTACCATGACCGCTGGGGCAACGTTCACTGCGCCACGAATACCCTGCGGGAACCGCCCGCTGGAGGTTTCCGGACCCGAATGACTGTCCGCTGATAAACGCCCGCCTCAAAGGCTATTTGAAAAAGTGGGATTTAGCTCGATCCTCGCCACGGCCACATCGGCGGAAAACGCCTTTTTGGCGGCGACAACGTGCCGATCGAAGACACGCCGTCGCGGGAAAAATCGTCGATAAGAAGTCCGTTCAGCGCAACCATCGCCAGGCAAACCAATGCGGCGATCATCGTCAAAACCACGTTCTTCTTCTGCGCGTCTCCAACCCCCGCTATTCGCTGACCGACACCTTTGCCCAAATAACCCGGAAAGCAAGCCTGCCGAGCAAGCGTCAACGCCTCGTGGCGTTAACCGCCTCGATGGATAACGCCCGCCGCCTTGACATCGCTCTTGCCGTTCATTAAGCTGGACGTCGAAAAACCGGCGGGAGTCAAGAGAATTCCCCGTTAATACGACATCTGAATCAAAGGGGTGAAACATGATATGGGTTCTTGTCCTGATCGCAACACTCGGTCTGTCCTCGTCGTGTCATGGCGATACCGGCGGAAGGGAGATCGAAAACCTCGAGGCGTTCACAAGGCTTTACGGGTATGTCAGGTTTTTCTATCCCGGAGACGAGGCCGCAGCCCTGGACTGGAACCGCTTCGCGGTCCTGGGTGCGATGCGTGTGGAAAATTCCCGGAGCCCGGCGGAACTCAAAGCGGCCTTGGAGGAGCTGTTCGGGCCCGTGGCCCCGGCCCTGATCATCAACAAGACAGGGCGGCAAACGAAGTTTCCAGCCGGCGACGCGACTCCGCCCGATCCGGAGGGCATGAAACCCGTAAGTTGGCTCCACTACGGCGCGGGATTCGGCAAAACGACCGGCCTTTACCAGAGTCTCCGCTCCAACCGGAAAACCGTCCTCGACGCCCCGCCCACGGCTTTCGGCAACCTTCTTCGATCCATGGACGCAACGCCGCTTCGGGGAAAACGCATCCGACTCAAGGCGGCCGTCAAGACGGAGGACTCCCAGGCTCAGCTTTGGCTCAGGGTTGACCGGGCCGGACAAATCCCCGGTCTCTTCGACAACATGGGCGACCGTCCCATCCGGTCCGACCGGTGGGGCTATTACGAAATCACGGGACGCGTGGACGATGACGCGGAGAGACTGACTTTCGGCTGCTTCCTGGTCGGCTCCGGCCGCATTTGGGCCGACGACTTCGAGCTTGCGGTCTGGGAAGGCGCGGAAGATGGGGCCTGGGAGCCGCTTCCCATCGGCAATCCGGGGTTCGAAGAGGATGACGAGGGAAGAGCCCCCAAGGAATGGAACACCGCGGGTGCGATGAGCGGTAACTACCTGTTCCGGGTCACGGCTGCGACCGCCGCATCCGGCGCCAAGAGCGTCTCGATCGAAAGCCGCCCCATCATCGTCACGGCGCCTCGTGTGAAGTTCGAGCATATCCCGGCCTTCGGAGAATCCATCACCAAGGACCTGGGGTCCGGACTCTCCTGTTCGATGCCCCTCGTCCTTATGGGATCTGAAGATCAGACCTATCCTCCCGCCCCCCGCCCGGAGCTCGAAAACCTGATTGCGGCCATGGACCGGGAGGTTCCGGAAACACTGTCCGGTATCGACCGTTACGTCCGGCTGGCCGGAACGGCCATCGCCTGGAACGTCTTTAGGCACTTCTATCCCTATTTCGACGTCGTTAAAACCGACTGGCCGGGTAAGCTTCGGGAAGCGCTTCAGGCGAGCTACCGGAACGAAACGGAAAACGATTTTCTTCTCACCCTGAAAGCCCTGGTCGCCGGACTGAATGACGGACACGGACGGGTCACATTGAGGGGCGTCCCCTCGCCGAACCACTATCCGCCCATCGACTGGGAATGGATCGAGGACCGGCTGGTGATCACTCGCATCTTTGACGAGGCCCTGACTCATGTCCGGGCGGGCGATATCGTCGCGGAAATCAACGGGACCGCAGCCCGGGAGGCTCTGGAAAACAAAGAGCGATATATCTCCGCGGCCACGGCGGGCTGGAAGCGCTACCGGGCGCTTTCCGAACTCAAGCTCGGAGAAAAGGACAAGACCTTCAGCCTGAAGATCGAACGGGACGGAGATGTTTTCGAGAAAACACTGACCGCCCGCCTCACCGCACAGGAATACAATGCCCGGGTTGAAGCCGCCGAGTCCGCGTCCCGCATGCTGGAACCCGGCATCCATTACCTGAACCTGAGCGTGATCTCCATGGAGGACATCGAAAAGCTCCTGCCGGATCTGGCAAAAGCCAAGGCCATGATCTGCGATATGCGGGGCTACCCCAACGGCAACCACGGCTTGATCGCGCATCTTCTCCGGGACAAGGAAAACTCCCGGTGGATGGGAGTGCCCCGGATCGTTTACCCGGACTACGAACAGGTCGACTATCACTGGTCGGGTTGGAACATGCAACCCAAGGAACCCTCCTTGACGGCCAAGGTCGTCTTCATCACCGACGGCCGGGCCATCAGCTACGCGGAATCCTACATGGGATATATCGAGGGATTCGACCTGGGCGTGATCGTGGGACAACCCACGGCCGGAACCAACGGCAATATCAACCCCTTCGAGCTTCCCGGCGGATACACGGTGACCTGGACGGGCATGCGCGTCGTGAAGCACGACGGATCACAACTTCACGGTGTGGGGATCCTCCCAGATGTCCCGATGGAGCGGACCGTGGACGGCGTCCGGCAGGGTCGTGACGAACTCCTGGAAAAAGCGCTGGAGATCGCCAAGAACCCGACAACCTGACGAGCCACTCACAACTCAACAACTTATACTTGGCTTCCTTGGTTAGTTGATAAAGCAAAAAAAGAACCCGGGGCATGTGAACATGCCCCGGGTTCCGATAGGGTTTGTTTTTAGTGGCCGGCGGCGCTCGGAGGCGCGGGCTCGTCGGGGCTGCCGGCGTTTTTCAGCGGAATCCGGATCAGAATCCAGGCCACAAGGAAGATCACCGGGAGACTGATCAGGAAGGACGGATTCTCGAAGAAAACAAAGTATTTGAAGATGAAGATCCCGCCGATGGCCAGGAACGCGATCAACAGGCCCATCAACGCTTCTCCGGCGATCAATCCTGAGGCCAGCAGAATCCCTACGTTTTCCGACCGGGCTTTCTGGGCTTCGTTGTGTTTGTAGCGTTTTCTGAAGACATCCAGCAAACCCTTGATCATGCCGCCGATAAAAATGGCAAACGTCGTCGTGAACGGCAGATACATGCCCACGCTGACCAGCATCGGGCTCTTGACGTTGGCCAGAACGAAACCGATGCCCATGAAGATGCCGACGATAATCAAAGGCCAGGCCATGTCGCCGCCGACAATCCCCCTCGCGAGGATGGCCATCAGGCTGGCCTGGGGCGCCGGCAGCTCTTCCGTGCCGAATCCACCCTGGTAGCCCGCGACTTCACCGCGCGCCACGTCTCCCGAATGCAAAACGGCCAACACGCCGAAAAGCACGGCGCCGGAGGCGATGACTCCGATGATATTGCCGACTTCCATCTTCCAGGGCGTCCCGCCGAGAATATGCCCGGACTTGAGGTCCTGCAGCATTTCGCCGGCCACGGCCGCCGAGACACAGACGATGGCGGCCACCCCCAGAACGGCCATGATGGCGGCGTCGCCCTTGCCGATGCCCAGGATCACCAGCACCAGCGCGGTGACCAGAAGGGCCGTCAGGGTCAGGCCGCTGATCGGGTTGTTCGACGAACCGATGACGCCGACCAGGTAGCCGGAAACGGCGGCGAAGAAAAAGGCCAGAATCGTCATCAACGCCGAGGCGACCAAGGATGTCAGAACGGGCGCCTTGAAGATAAACAACATGATGGCGAAGGTGGCCAGAGACACCCCGAAGATTCCGGCGAGAACCAGCGGGAAACGGATATCCTGCTCGGTCCGTTCCACTTCTTCACCGGTTCCGGAGGCCGCTTTCTTGACATCGGCGACCGAACGGGCGATGCCCTCGGTCAGGCTCTTGCGCATTTTGAACAAAGTGTAGGTCGCGCCGACCAGCATGCCGCCGATGGCGATCGGCCGGACGACGCTCATCCAGACCTGTTTGGCCAGAGCCAGCCATTCCGCGGCATTGGTGGGATTGACGCCGGTTTCAGCGACCAGGCTGGGTCCCATGAAATAAAGGATGATCGGGGTCAGCAAACCCCAGGCCAGCAGTCCTCCGGCGAAGGCCAGCGACCCGAGCATCGGACCGATGATGTAGCCGACACCGATGTAGGCCGGCTTGACGCCGAAAGATCCCAGAAACATGCCGCCCTGACCGGTGAATTTCGTTCCGGCGATGGTCTGCTTGCCCCAGATGACGAATTTTTCCCAGGCAACGGCAAACAGCTTGACTTCGGCCAACAGCTTGATGACCGCGCCCACGCCCATGGCCCGGAAGAGGAATTTCGAGCCTCCGCCCTCGGCCCGGCCGGCCTTATGGATTTCGGCCGCGGCCACGCTTTCGGGGAACGCCAGTTCCGGATCCCGGACCATGACCCGCCGCAGCAGGGCCACGAACATGATGCCCAGGATGCCGCCGACGATCATGATGATGGTCGAGGTCAAGTAATTCCCTGCGGTGAAGAAAGGATCCCAGAAGCCGGCGATGAAAAAGGCCGGCAGGGTGAAGATGGCCCCGGCGGCCACGGATTCTCCGATCGCCCCCACAGTCCTTGCCAGGTTTTCTTCCAGGATGCTGCCTTTGACGATGCGCAGCAGGGCCATGCCGACAACCGCCGCCGGGTAGACCGCGGCGATGGTCATCCCGGCCTTGAGCCCGAGATAGGCATTGGCCGCGCCCAGGATCACCGACATGAAAAGGCCGATGAGCAACGCCCGCAGGGTGAATTCCCTCATCTTCGTGTCCGAGGGGGGAACAACGGGAACGTAATCTTTCTTTTCCGCCATTTTTCTCTCCTTTCCCAACCTCAAGCCGTTCTTTGCTTGATTTTGCCTATTCTCTTAAAAAATTCGGGTTGAAGTCAAGTCGATTTCGACTCTATGCCGACGATGCCGGATAGCGGTTGCGGTAGGCGAACTCGGGCAGCGGCAGGCGGGGCGGCCGCGCTTTTTCCAGCGCGATCTGCTTGTCGTTGAGAACGGGGTTCAATTCGTCATCCTTCGCGCCGATCATGATCAGGGTGATGACCTCGAACTCATCCGGGATGCCTAGGACGGCCCGCGTCTTTTTCGGGCTGAAGCCGGCGATGGGATGGGCGACAAACCCCAGCTCGACGGCCCGCAGGATGAGAAAGCCGGAAGCCAGGCCGCAGTCGAACTGATGGTATTTTCGGGTGTGGATGACGCAATCGTCCTCCTCGCGGCTGAACACGGCGACGATCAGGGAGGCGCGGTGAGCCCACTTATTCCCGTCGGTGAGGACGTCCCTCATCCGCGCGATCTGCTCCGCGTCATCGACAAAGACAAACCGCCAGGGCTGACTGTTAAAGCAGGAGGGAGCGAGCCCGGCACATCGTGCCAGATCGGACACAAGATCGTCGTCGACGACAATCGGTTTCAGCGATCGGAAGGCGCGGCGGCGGTCGATGGCTTCCCGAACATCCATGGTCATCCCCTTTCTATCCTGATCTATTCATAAGAATGCCGATGAGTTGCCTAACTCCTTAAATATCCGCCGATAAAATAAAGTTCCGCCCGGGTTTTGTCAACGTCCCGCCGTTCGTGTGTGATAGCCAAGCAAGCCATATGACTTCTGGACGACATCGGATGATCGAACGGAAACGACTCGTTTTATCATAACCTGTTTGGACAGGCTTGGTGAGCGTATGGCTCAAGC
Protein-coding regions in this window:
- a CDS encoding oligopeptide transporter, OPT family; its protein translation is MAEKKDYVPVVPPSDTKMREFTLRALLIGLFMSVILGAANAYLGLKAGMTIAAVYPAAVVGMALLRIVKGSILEENLARTVGAIGESVAAGAIFTLPAFFIAGFWDPFFTAGNYLTSTIIMIVGGILGIMFVALLRRVMVRDPELAFPESVAAAEIHKAGRAEGGGSKFLFRAMGVGAVIKLLAEVKLFAVAWEKFVIWGKQTIAGTKFTGQGGMFLGSFGVKPAYIGVGYIIGPMLGSLAFAGGLLAWGLLTPIILYFMGPSLVAETGVNPTNAAEWLALAKQVWMSVVRPIAIGGMLVGATYTLFKMRKSLTEGIARSVADVKKAASGTGEEVERTEQDIRFPLVLAGIFGVSLATFAIMLFIFKAPVLTSLVASALMTILAFFFAAVSGYLVGVIGSSNNPISGLTLTALLVTALVLVILGIGKGDAAIMAVLGVAAIVCVSAAVAGEMLQDLKSGHILGGTPWKMEVGNIIGVIASGAVLFGVLAVLHSGDVARGEVAGYQGGFGTEELPAPQASLMAILARGIVGGDMAWPLIIVGIFMGIGFVLANVKSPMLVSVGMYLPFTTTFAIFIGGMIKGLLDVFRKRYKHNEAQKARSENVGILLASGLIAGEALMGLLIAFLAIGGIFIFKYFVFFENPSFLISLPVIFLVAWILIRIPLKNAGSPDEPAPPSAAGH
- a CDS encoding nitroreductase family protein, yielding MTMDVREAIDRRRAFRSLKPIVVDDDLVSDLARCAGLAPSCFNSQPWRFVFVDDAEQIARMRDVLTDGNKWAHRASLIVAVFSREEDDCVIHTRKYHQFDCGLASGFLILRAVELGFVAHPIAGFSPKKTRAVLGIPDEFEVITLIMIGAKDDELNPVLNDKQIALEKARPPRLPLPEFAYRNRYPASSA